A single region of the Pseudomonas mandelii genome encodes:
- a CDS encoding lysozyme inhibitor LprI family protein, with protein sequence MHPRFLLALTPLLFTTVAHAADCDNATDQATMNQCAAQQHKAADKELNALYQQITQRLKSKPDSKKLLLGAQRSWIAFRDAECKFASAGVEGGSVYPLIYSNCVTELTKARVETFKNYLKCQEGDMGCPVPGV encoded by the coding sequence ATGCACCCACGCTTCCTCCTGGCCCTGACCCCTTTGCTGTTCACCACCGTCGCCCACGCGGCGGACTGTGACAACGCCACCGACCAGGCCACGATGAATCAATGCGCGGCGCAGCAGCACAAGGCGGCGGACAAAGAGTTGAATGCGCTTTACCAGCAGATCACCCAGCGCTTGAAGAGCAAGCCGGACAGCAAAAAGCTGCTGCTCGGGGCACAGCGTTCGTGGATTGCGTTTCGGGATGCCGAGTGCAAGTTCGCGAGTGCCGGGGTGGAAGGCGGGAGTGTGTATCCGCTGATCTACAGCAACTGCGTGACTGAATTGACCAAGGCGCGGGTGGAGACTTTCAAGAATTATCTGAAGTGTCAGGAAGGCGATATGGGTTGCCCGGTA